The stretch of DNA AGTTGAAACACAAGTTACAGAACAGTACCCAGTATATTATTTGCGGAACCAACTCTCAGATTACAGAACTATAACACCCTTAACCATCTGAAAATCTAGTTTTAGACATAACTAATATACCCCACTATTACACCTTCAATATTATTCTAAGCGTTACAAGAATACATGAAATGAAAGGATCAGTTTTAGACATAACTAATATACCCCACTATTACTACTATAATTGTATAGAAAGGATCAGAAACTGACCGGGTAAAGCGTTCCAGTCTGAATCAGGAAATGCAGCATCATAAAACTTATCTGGAACATTATCAGGTTTAGGAGCCAAGAAAAACTTCCAGTAACCAGATAAAGACTTGACAAAGGGCAACCCGTCGACCCAAAAAGCAGCACTATCAAGAGCAGCTTGAACAGCATCATCATTCCAAACAGCAGATTTTGATACGGTGAGATCCACGTTATTCCGTTGATACCAATACCTCAAAGAACCTATAACAATCATACCAAATTTGAATTCCCTTTTTCACTCTCCACTTGAGTTACTACTTAATAACAAGTTAAAACCACCACTCAATGATCTGTGAGAGATGAAATTGCAGCTATTACAGAATCTAAAGACTCGAACTTTAGCTATCATGAGAAAAGATAGAGCACGGAATTGGTAACAACAGAAGTAAATTCAATTGAAAAAGGATCACTCTTTACAACCAATTGTTCCAATTTGGCAAATCTCTCAATTTAGTAGTTTGAGAGTATTCAAAAGAAAGCATGAGTTTTTAAGGATTTTGTTGGGTAATTGGACTACCTTCGACTGATTCATGGCAACGCAAGGTGACATGAGGATCTCTCTTACGCCAGTTGAAAAGGGTCTGATCCTCCCAAATTCTATACCCATTCTCAGACGGAAGAATCATTTGGGTCGCCAGCGACACCATGCTTACTTGAGATGTGAATTCTCGGAACAGAGGAGAATGAATGATTTTTCGGGTAAGGTCGCCAAGACAGGATCAAGGACAAGCTTGATCCATCTGTTGTGTGATTTGTCGATTGAACCAAGGCAAagagaaatcaaaccaaataaacacTGGGAATATCCTACTACTTCACTAAACGACAAATGTAAACCTTTAAACACGTGGCGTCGTGTTCGCATGATTACGACTATGATCAAAACCCAATTAAATTGAGTTAGTAGTATACTCCAACTATTTAAGTTAATTGTTATttatagttttgagttttgacacacatattttttttttgacacacatatttttttaaaaaaaattgtatttactATAAATTTTATTGGTTAATACACTAAGCAATatagataataaaaaataacttctttatcaaaatttgcattacaaatataaaactacattaattctaaaacaaaaaacgattttttctatcaatttttaattttaacaacGCTTTAAAACACCccaattatatttagtttgtcatgtttatattatttaaatgaaaatgtataATGTAATCTTATCCATTTATCACTTAACcatataaaaatcataagatTATCCGAAGAGAATCAACAATACACATTGCTCATAGATCCAAGATGTATAAGTACGACGTTGCAACCACAATACAATTTTGTGTGgataaatttgagatttttcaaaactttCCAACCAAATTATTGTATGAATGTGGCTGCTATCTTGGTATAGCTAAAGTCATATGCTTAGATCAAAACCAGATCTTATAGTATGTATGGCTCTGCCAAATCTTACATCTTAAATCATATGCTTAGCTCCATGTTTTGTTAGATCAAAAATAGTACATTTCagtatttttaaatcattttaatgcaaatatttatctaatttgTATGTTTTCATGTCTTTTAATATGTACTCTTTTTTAAAATCACAtgagattaatatattttgtaagtttataTAAAgtaatgtaattatttttttatataaatgttagTTTATCTTTAACGTCTACGATGAAACGATCAAAATAAAGTAAATCGGTACTAGTTTCAATACCCTTTTCAATGGTCAAGTAGCTGCTAATTAAATCGAAAACCAAAACCCAGAACCTGACATAGAAAAGCTAGCTGTTACATAAGGTCTTCCGGAATATAGTGTTGGTATTGGTGTAGTTACTAGATaattgatacaattttttgtgttttttttttaaatttatttctattaaaatattatttaatattgaAAAGAATCTATTTTTGGTCAGCATCTAAAagaaattattcaaccaataataaaaaaatttaggagaatataaatagtcaaataaaagaaaaatatgaaattttgaatagaataacaaaatatcaattaatttaaacaatttttttctttctaaaacatTATGTTAAAAACGAAGAAATATAAGTAACGATCGACAGCAATCCTAAAATGTGTCAAAGCCGCATAGCCTGAGTGAATGATAAGTGTGTAAAAAGCACTAAAAAGTGTTGCATTTagccaaaaggaaaaaaaaaaaaaaataagtctcACACAACATGTTTACATGTTATTAGTGAGAGGTTACGCCTTCACCGCTGGTAACTTGTCCGATGCGATACGCAACATAGTTGCCATCCTCTACTTCTcctaacactacaagaaaacaggtgaTTAGCGACTACACATAGCGACCACATATGTAGTCGCCAAAATTAACGACTACATAGTGACGATTTAGCGACTATTCTGTGACTACATGgatttagtcgctaaatagtcactCTTAAGCGACTAATTCATGCAGTCGTTATGGTGATCGTATTTTAACGACTAAGAGGCGACTATATTGTTGATGGAATTATATAGTTGCAACTTAGTCGCCAAATTAACGACTACAGTACGACCACGTCAAATAGTCGTAAACTTTGGCGACTACATTGCGACTCATTCGGCGAGTCATAAGGTAGTCGTAAAGTAGTCGTAAAATTTAGCGACTGTTAGGCGACTCTTACGGCGAGTCATTACATAGTCATCGTGTAGTCGCCAAGTAGTCGCAAAAAACAGTTAAAAGAAACGTGTTTTCCATGCGGGGGTTGGTGTACCAACTTTTATTATGTAGTCGCCTATTAGTCACCTATTAGTCACCTAGGAAAGTCTATAAAAAGAAGTTGCACTCATTTGTTCTCTTCACTCCTAACTCACTTTCctcctctaaaaaaaaaattctaaaaaaaaaaaaaaaagtttgctttatataattttttatattttctcccaaaaaaaaaaaatatatatatatataattataatggcGGGATATTACAATTATGGTGGTAATGGCGGTAATTATCGGGAGTGGATGTACAAGAGGTTCGATGAAGTGACGGGGAATTTTTCATCTGAATTCGAAGTGGGGGTGGACCAATTCTTAACGTTTGCAAGTAGCCAAGAAACAGTTCAGAATAATGGGGGTAAGTTTCTCTGTCCATGTAGTGTTTGCAAAAACAATAGATGTCTCTCGGGTAGAAGAGTTATGAGTCATCTGTTTAGTAATGGAtttatgccagattattatgtttggtataaccACGGCGAAGAAATTAATTTGGATATAGGAAGTAGTTACACTGATAGGACGTATGATGGGAGTCATGAAGAAatgggtaatgtagtagaagatccatatgtggatatggtgaatgatgcatttcgttataatgtgggtttagatgataattatcatcaaaatgAGAGTTATGAGAATGTGGAAGAACCGGTACAAAACCATTCTCAGAAATTTTACGACTTGTTAGATAGTGCAAAAACTCCTTTATATGATGGTTGTCGTGAAGGTCACTCGCAATTGTCATTGGCTGCTcgagtcatgcaaaataaggcggagtataatatgagtgaaaagttagtagATTCGGTTTGCGGAATTTTGACGGATTATTTACCAGAAGGCAACCAGTCTACCGGTTCACATTacgagacagagaaattgatgCGTAATTTGGGCCTTCCAtattatacaattgatgtttgtattaacaattgtatgattTTCTGGAAAGAAGACGAAAAGGAAGAGACATGTCTATTTTGTGGTTCACCAAGATGGAAGCCTAAGGAGGACCGACGGAGAACAAGagtaccatatagtcgtatgtggtatctacctattgctgataggttgaagagaatgtatcagagccaaaagactgcagcggcaatgagatggcatgcagagCACCAATCAAAAGAGGGAGAAATGAATCATCCTTCTGATGCGGCGGAGTGGAGATATTTCCAAGAGCTTAACCCTCGGTTTGCGGAAGAACCCCGTAACGTCTACCTTGGATTATGTACCgatgggttcaatccatttggcATGTCTCGTAATCATTCACTATGGCCTGTGATCTTGACTCCATATAATTtaccccctggtatgtgcatgaatacggagtacttgtttcttacaattctgaattCTGGGCCAAATCATCCGCGAGCTAGCCTCGATATCTTCCTACAACCTCTTattgaggagttaaaagagttgtggtctactaGAGTCGATGCATACGATGTGCCTTTGAATCAAAACTTCAATCTAAAAGCAGTGCTGATGTGGACGATAAGCGACTTTCCGGCGTATAGCATGTTATCGGGATGGACCACCCACGGTAAATTATCTTGTCCAATTTGCATGGAAAGTACAAAGTCGTTTTATCTACCCAAAggaaggaagacatgttggtttgattgtcaccgAAGATTCCTGCCTCATGGTCATCAAttaaggaagaacaaaaaagatttcCTGAAGGGAAGAGACGCTTCTAACGACTATCCACCGCAGTCTTTAACTGGTGAGCAAGTTTATTACGAGCGTTTGAAAGATGTAAATCCACCAAAAACCAGGGAAGTCGGTGGTAACggtcatgaaaagaagatgCCAGGCTATGGAAAGGAACATAATTGGCACAAAGAAAGCATATTATGGTCGCTACCTTATTGGAAGGACCTCAATCTCcgacataatattgatgtgatgcataccgAGAAGAATTTTGTGGACAACATCTTGTATACTCTTATGAGTGTACAGGGTAAATCTAAAGATAAcatcatgtcaagattggaCATAGAACAATTTTGTTCTCGACCACACTTACATATTGATAGGAAGGGTAAAGCTCCATTCCCAGCATATACATTGACAAAGGAAGCCAAAACAAGTTTATTGGAATGTGTCAAGCATGCGGTGAAATTTCCAGATGGTTATTCGTCAGACTTGGCTAGTTGTGTTGATCTGATCAATGGCAAGTTTTCAGGAATGAAGAGTCATGATTGCCATGTTTTTATGGAGCGACTTCTTCCATTTATCTTCGCAGAACTCCTAGACCGGAACGTTCACCTTGCATTATCAGGTAGTACAGATTAcctatttaattaaattagtagtatatatttttaaatataatttcctAAGACATGAAATTTTCAGGGATTGGAGCATTTTTCAGGGACTTATGCTCAAGAACTTTGCAAAAAAGTCGCGTTCAAATTCTTAAacataacattgttttgatcTTATGCAACTTAGAGAAGATATTTCCACCATcattttttgatgtgatggagcacctGCCTATACATCTCCCATATGAGGCAGAATTGGGAGGCCctgtccaatataggtggatgtatccttttgaaagatttttcaaaaagttgaaaggaaaagcgaagaacaaaagatatgcggCTGGATCAATCGTTGAGTCCtatatcaatgacgagattgcttacttctctgagcactactttgccgatcatatacaaacaaaatcaaggtataattaaatgaaattaaaatttatacttaatttgaattatttttaattatcttatttgatCAGGTTAACAAGATTCTATGAAGGTGAAGTCCCAATATATCATGTCCCTGGAGTCCCTAATATATTTACTCATGTCGGTCGCCCAAGTGGGGAAATGCATGAAGTATGGCTTTCAGAGAGAGACTATCAGTGCGCACATGCATATGTTTTAcggaattgtgactattttcaaccaattgagaggtatataataTAGACTCGCAAATATATAGACTCCACAaatatttctcatatatattaaatatatttaattttcttagtatgttcgaggatttTCTTTCTACCAAATATCCTGAATTAACCGAAAAAGAACTGTCCACGAAAAGAGCTGAAGAATATCATGTGTGGGTGAAAGATTATGTAAGTATACTCGAACCCATGTAACCGACTCTGATTatgcatttatttaattatatcattgatatataatatttatatgtatacgCAGGTTATATACTGGAACGCCACAAATCCATTTCCTACTTGGGTTCAAGAGATAGTGCATGGACCTTTACACAAGGTCAAAACTTGGCCAATATACTTTACAAGAGGCTATGTGTTTCATACGCAGAATCACGGCGCTGGACGGAAGACATGTAACTATGGTATGtgttaaaggtgaaaattacacTGATGCATCTGATGGTGCAGATTTCTATGGGAACTtaactgatatcatagaacTTGAGTACGAAGGGATGACCAATTTGAGAATCACACTTTTTAAGTGTAAGTGGTATGATCCTGTCATTGGTAGAGGGACTCGGAAGAGCAATAGTGGCGTTGTTGACGTGAACTCTTCgagaaaatacaacaaatatgagCCATTCATTTTAGGTACGTAAGACTTGTctagaatttatatataagtttatttaaTGTAACTATCCATACTAAATTGCGATTTTGTGCAAACAGAATCTCAAGCGGATCAAGTTTGCTATATTCCGTATCCatacacaaagaaaccaaagcgAGAGTGGCTAAGTGTTTTGAAAGTAAATCCGAGGGGAAACATTTCAGGAGAATATGAAAACAATGAACCGACTCTGttgcaaacagaaaatgatgatgctgTATTGATGACTACAGTTGAAGATCTCATAGTCGACAATTTGGTAGCAGATGCTAATCCAATAAACCTTGATTACGATGTTGGAGATGCGGATCCAGAAGATGAATTCCAGTGTAATTTATCgtcttctgatgatgaagaacaagaagacgaagaacaataattatttggcaaaattactatgtatttgttttttaatttttgtctttttactgtgtaatatttgtgtattattgtgtaatattattgtgtaatattattgtgtaatattattgtgtaatattattgtgtaatattattgtgtaatattattgtgtaatattattgtgtaatattattgtgtaatattattgtgtaatattattgtgtaatattattgtgtaatattattgtgtaatattattgtgtaatattattgtgtaatattattgtgtaatattattgtgtaatattattgtgtaatattattgtgtaatattattgtgtaatattattgtgtaatattattgtgtaatattattgtgtaatattattgtgtaatattattatgtaatattattgtgtaatattattgtgtaataaatttggttatataaataacttgtaattaaaattttaaaatttggttaattaaaattgtaattaaataaatttggttaattaaaattgtaattaaaatttggttaattaaaattgtaaattaaattaatcagtgttttataaataaatttggtaaactaaaattgtaattaaaattgtaaaatttgggCTTAGATTAAAATTTGGGCCTAATTAAACATAAACTCAAACCATTATCCCAAACTAATCCTAactaaacccaaacccaaactcATTAtccctcttcttctctcgattCCCCCTAATACGATAACCCTAATCCccattatcttcttcctctcgcagccttctcttcttcctctcgattcGATTCTCCCAACTCTTAACCCTAATccgcatcttcttcctctcaattcccccaaatctaaaccctaatccttctcttcttcctctcgatcccccaaatctaaaccctaatccttctcttcttcctctcgattcCCCCAAATCCGTAACCCTAATCATTCCCATCATCTCAAACGATGCCTAATCGAGGAGGAAGGAAGAGGAAACCTGCTGCTCCTAACGTTTCTCAGAGAGTCGGAGCGTCAACAGCAAATAAACGGTCGCACACTCTACCCAATCAGTACAACTTCACGCCGGCggtccaatctcctcctccgctGCAGACGCCTGAAGTACAACGACAGTCATCGGCGGCCCAAATCCGGAACTATCCTCCGCCTCAACAGCTTTTTCAGAACTCCTACACTCACCCACCGCAGCCTACAGTGAACCCGACCCCTTCTCAAGAAGTCCATCCGTCGCATCCTCCGTCTCAACAGCTTTTTCACAACTCCTACACTCACCCACCGCAGACTACAGTGAACCCGACTCGTTCTCAAGAAGTCCACTACAATCCGTCGCATCCTCCGCCTGCTCTAGTTGACCCTCCGCCTACTCTAGTTGACCCTCCGCCTTCTCCAGCTGAAGTCTCTCAGACTCGCAGTCATCGTTCGCATCCATCGTCTCAAGGCAACAATTTCCAAGCTGATTATCCTCCGGTGTTGCCGGAACTCCAGGAGGACACATTGCGGGCTCTGAATGCACTGCTTCTAGTGCCAAACAGACATGAGTTCACCACCGTCCTCTCTCCCATTCCCCTACCAAAGACAGAATGGTACGGTTACAAACTCTTAGACTTATCGATTTGTTATTTTGAGTGTCTCTGATGGTTGactttggttttattgtttcatGTGTCTGGAGGTTTGATCGTGACCCTGGATCTACGCTCACtcggaagattactaaaattcttttaaacaaatttgaagGTCCTTtctacagctggacatgtgtTCCTCGGGATAAACAGGAAAGATACTTCATTGAGTTTGCGGTTAAGTGTTCTGTCCTCTAGCTTTCATATATAGCTTTAAGCTTCACATACTGCTTTACTcttcatatattgttttatttacttgtgcttcttttcactcacattagctattttctttttgttttttgtagaaaacccacacttgggatcctttgataactGGGACTGTTCAAGCTCACTTCGAGACCATCTGTCAAAATCGGCtcaaagacatggttagcaCCGTGAGAACTACTAGACGCCAACCTAAATGGATTGGAACTACTCTATGGACAACAATGACAGAATTCtgggacactgaagaagcacaacaaaggagCAAAACATATTCTGATTGccgtatgtctgaccgtaatggccTCGGTCCTCATGTCCACCTCTCAGGGCCAAAGTCGTATAAACAGATTCAAAACGAAATGGTGAGCCAATTCTGTTGTTACACATTCGCCACTTTTATTTTTGACCTAGCtgttacattaaaaatttacttgtCTGTTTCTTAACATTACAGGAAGAGGAATTGGGAACAGAAGTACGTATTGGTGAGGTTTTCATCAAGGCACATACAAAGCCTGATGGGACATATGTTGATCGGAAGGCAGAGAAGATAGCAGAAACATATGAGAAGAATGTGcaagagaggttgtctcagCTCCAGGAAGATCCTTCTGCCATCTCAGATGGGGAGTCACGGCCCCGAGAGCTAACAACTGAAGAATATACAGAAATCTTTCTTCAGGTTAcgttttattttaacaatacaAAAATGTTATCTTGGAGTTTAATTTGACATCCTCTAATATCTTATTTTCTCTTACTTTGCagtccactgagaaggattcaagaggaaaaccttttggagttggaagcctctATGACTGCATTGTCAATGGCAAGGGGAAGCAAGCAGGAGACACTTTAGCCTTTGTGGCTATGCAAGAACAATTGAAGGAAGCTCAACGGAAGATAGAGGAGCAGGCTGCTAATATGTTGAGGCGTGATGCAGAAATGTTGAAGCGTGATGCACAAATTGCTCAACAATCCGAAATTATTGCTGGGCAGAAGGAGAAGATTGACGAGTTGGACTTGGTGGGGAAGTTTCTGCGGCAATGTGATCCACGGTTCAAGGAGTTCTTGACAGCCCATTCAGCTAAAGAGACTACCACGACAGAGCCTcttcaagaagaagatccaacTTCAACTCCATAGGTTACTCTATGTGTTACCTACTACTAAGTAACTATTTTTTGATGAACTCAATGGTGACACTATGTGTTGTATGtactttgtgttttgaaaacTATGATAATTATTATGTGTTTCTTTAGGTTTCCAATTTAGAATCATTTGTTGGTTTGGTTGACaggattaaaaagaaaaaagaaaaattaaaatattctatatccAGTTTCAGAAAACGTTAGTCGCCAAATTGTcatcaaattttaacaatatagcTAAAACCTAAAGTGACTATATAGTGACTACTACATATATTAGTCACTATATAGTCACGAAAACTTATACGACTATCTATCGACCAAATAAACAACCCATTTGTTCAGTTTTCTTAATCACAGAATAGTCGCAACCTAGTCACTAAAAATAACGACTACATGATGACTACTATGAATATAGTCGTAACTTAGTCGCAATGGAGTCACAAAAGTTTACGACTAAATGATGACTACTATGTGACAACATGTATATAGTCGCCTATTAGTCGCAAAATTGCGACTAAATTTACGACTACAACAAATAGCTACTATCGATTAATGACTGTATGAAATAGTCGCTAATTAGTCGTAAATCTTGATTTGGCGACTATTAAGTGACTAATAGTGTAGTCGCAAAATGcgtgtttttttgtagtgtaatATTCTCATTGCTGCCTCAGGACTGACCACCATAACCATCCCAATTCCCATATTCAACGTCCTTCTCATCTCAGAGTCATCTACATTCCCATactatataataacaaaatttttattataaattataggAACTCATTGTTTTATTCATGCTAATCTAGGATTCTTTAATTAGTTACCTTCTGGATAAAATTGAACAAAGGTGGAACTTCCCAAGCATCGGTGTGAATAACAGCACCCAAACCATCCGGTAAGACTCGGGGAATGTTGTCAGTGAAACCTCCACCCGTTATATGGGCTAGCCCCTTCACTCCTCCTTTGCTGATCAGGTCTAGTACCTGTAAAATGTGAATTAGTTATAGGATTAATACAAATTGGATAAtgaaagtatttttttgttacaaaaaaataaacaaacctgTTTCACATAAATGATAGTAGGTGCCATTAGAGCTTCACCAAGGCTAGTTGACCCTCCTGGAAGTTGATCTTTCAACGAAAAACCGCTTTGAACCACTACcctgaaaacaattttttttcagaattaGATTTAAAACTACATTAGTAAACTCATATTATACCACCAACGTACCTTCTAACTAAAGAATAACCATTGGAATGAAGACCGCTAGAAGGAAGACCAATAAGAACATCTCCAGCCACTATGTTTTTCCCGTCTATAACAGAAGCTTTCTTCACTGCGCCTACTGCAGTCCCAACAAGATCGTATCCACCCTTAGCAAAAAAGTCAGGCATCTCTGCAGTCTAAAAAATACGAAAATATCGAAACAAAAATTAGCAATAGTCAAGGCTGGAATTGGGGTCTAACTATATTCGAAAAATACCTCTCCTCCTGTAAGAGGAAAGCCGCATTGCCGACAGCCATCATTAATCCCTCGAATGACCTAGAAACAAAGCATAATGTTACGTTTGTTGATCATCATCAATATCGATGCACAAGCGATAATGAAAGATACCTTTTCCGCAAGGTCAACATCGAGACGACTACAACCAAAGTAGTCAA from Camelina sativa cultivar DH55 chromosome 9, Cs, whole genome shotgun sequence encodes:
- the LOC104715662 gene encoding phosphoribosylformylglycinamidine cyclo-ligase, chloroplastic-like gives rise to the protein MSVNDIVTCGATPLGFVDYFGCSRLDVDLAEKVIRGINDGCRQCGFPLTGGETAEMPDFFAKGGYDLVGTAVGAVKKASVIDGKNIVAGDVLIGLPSSGLHSNGYSLVRRVVVQSGFSLKDQLPGGSTSLGEALMAPTIIYVKQVLDLISKGGVKGLAHITGGGFTDNIPRVLPDGLGAVIHTDAWEVPPLFNFIQKYGNVDDSEMRRTLNMGIGMVMVVSPEAAMRILQEVEDGNYVAYRIGQVTSGEGVTSH